In Solanum lycopersicum chromosome 3, SLM_r2.1, the genomic stretch CAAGCTGAGTATTTATCAGCTGGTGCTTCAACCCCTATGACGTCCAGTCCTTTGCCAGATTCAAAGTTCGGTCGGACTTCACTTTCTTCACCTGGGGGACCTGTTAGGCCTCTTCCACCACTTCCTCCAACTCCACCCCCATATACAATTAGCCTTTCTAATTTATCGTCATTAACGAATCTAACTTCCCAGACTCCAGTTTATAATCAAAGTGTTGGAACTAATGAGCTTCAGCAGACCTCCAATGCACATTCAAGTGATGTTCGATCAGGTAATGTTTCAACATCTGGTCCCATTTTAACAACTTATCCTCCACCTCCATTAGCACCACCCTTGTTATTCAATAGACATGGATCAGTGCCTGTTAGTTTTTATGGAAGCAGTTCAGCTCCATACCACAATGAAAAGCTCCCTAGCATCTCACAACATCTTCCTGCCATTCACTCTATACCATCCGTCACCCAGCTGCAGCCACTCCAGCCCCCTCAGCTTCCTCGTCCTCCACAACATGTTAGGCCAATTGTTCCAGCTTCGCCCCAGTCAGAGCAAAGTGTTCCTTTGCTACAAAGCCCCATGCACATGCAAATGCAATCACCACAGATCTTGCATCAACCTCAAGTTTCTCCAGCTCATGTGTACTACCAGACTCAACAGCAGGAGAATTCGTTACAACAGCAACAAATCGAACATTCTCTTTCTCAAGTACCACAGCAGCAAGGTGATATTGTCACCCAGCAACAAGATTCTGGGATGTCATTACAAGATTTTTTTAGATCTCCACAAGCTATTCAGGTACCTAACACTAACTTGCCTGTCATATTGCATTTGTGACATCCAACTCCCGGTAGGTGATGTTATTAGGAGAGGCAAATCATGAAACACTAGAAATAGTTATAGAAGTCCATCAACTAGTTGGGTCAACTATGGTGTCTTTATTTTAGTAGTTGTGTCAAATTATTAAGTATTCATTATTAGTTGTATCAGATTTTTATCTAgttgattttgataatttacCCATCCTTGCAGTCTCTCTTGAGTGACCGTGACAAACTCTGCCAGCTATTAGAACAACATCCAAAGTTGATGCAGCTGCTTCAGGTATAATTGACACCTGCTTATTATGAAGTTAAACACATTCATCTGTTCTTTCTTTTGGGCCACCACTGTGCACTTCACGATTGAGtgttattacaatttttttaaatcttcttttcttattcatattCTCCTCcctttatttatgttttgtttcaCATGGGTAATGGGTCGATATGTGGAAAGTTTCTAATAGTGCTAATGATTTGGCAGGAGAGATTGGGCCATCTGTAAGTGGGATACCAGTGGAATCATCGCTATGTTCTGGCTTCTTGTCTTTATGCCTATAGAATATGTATAAAGAAGCTTTGGAGAAAGAGTGTTCACCCTCTTGTACAGAAAATGTTGTGTTAATGGCACAATCAAATGTTTATAAACCTTTTATGTCATTGTACATTATATTTAGTTTGTTAGCTTGAGATCTTTTTGTCAGTTGATATGTTCAACTAAAGTTTTTTGCAGCTAGCGTAGATTATTCTCTATGATGGCATCACGTAcataaattcttcttcttccactTTGCCCTATTTTTGCCAAATCAGAATGGATTCTGGTCTCTTCTGATACACAGTTTCTTTTATGTGATTTAAGTCTACTTTGCCCTTTTTGATCTAAGCTAATAATCAGCTTAGATAAGTTGAAGTTTCGGCGATTTTGTATAAATAAGTTTCTTTTTCCTTATCTAAGCTTTCATCGTAACAAATCTGCAGAAAGAGAAAGTAAAGCATGCACTCTTTGCATGGGAAATAAGAGACGGCATTTACTGTACAATATGTAGTATTAGAAGCTCCTCATATTAATCAAAAGAGTACAATGCATGAAATTGgtaaattgtttatttttcaaCGTTGGAAGCTGATGCTTCTCTTATTACAActacaattaatcacaataCCAGACATATAAGTTACTAAGAGTAGTTTGTTTGTTGAAGACTTGACTAGCCTCTAAGCTTTCTTAAACATGACCTTAAATGGGACATCACTCAAAGCCAAACGTCTAACTCCATCCTGAATGAATATGCCAATATCTCTACAAATGACTTTGCAGAAATCACATACTGTAGGACAATATAGCAGCTTATAATCGCGATCGTATTTCTCAATCTTGAACCAATTACTTATAGTTTCCACACCAGGGTTTCCTTGATCTCCACCAAGCGTAATAAAGTATTGTCCTGTTGTTTCATCAAAGTCATCTAGCTTCCATTGTGTTGTTTGAACACAAATAGAATTTGCTGAAAAAATGATGTTTAAATCAGTCGATTCGCGAATCACACCTTTCTTTGGATCAACGGGTGTGAATGTCAATGGGAGGCCTTGATCAATCTCATTATGTTCTTGGACAACAGCATCAAGTGGACACATTTTATCACCAATACTGTCCATGGTGAGTCCACCACCTCTGCCACGTACCACCGGTAAAATGTAGTAATCGACGCCTGTACGGAGTATCTTTCCATCAATGTCGACTACTTCCGGTGGGGATTCAGCAGCTGAGGAG encodes the following:
- the Lemir gene encoding miraculin precursor; its protein translation is MKINQLFFPFLILAISFNSLLSSAAESPPEVVDIDGKILRTGVDYYILPVVRGRGGGLTMDSIGDKMCPLDAVVQEHNEIDQGLPLTFTPVDPKKGVIRESTDLNIIFSANSICVQTTQWKLDDFDETTGQYFITLGGDQGNPGVETISNWFKIEKYDRDYKLLYCPTVCDFCKVICRDIGIFIQDGVRRLALSDVPFKVMFKKA